A single window of Vigna unguiculata cultivar IT97K-499-35 chromosome 1, ASM411807v1, whole genome shotgun sequence DNA harbors:
- the LOC114180547 gene encoding uncharacterized protein LOC114180547: MTLSLVSAPPSFSLFTCRATASTALPPPSTTPTPAPASSIPPSPPLTCALHCPHFQTCSGCTHEFNLHRPVILDDATDFFRKHGVSDFTFDTCKLWGWRCRAKLAVRGSSTEPLIGLYEEGTHNIVDIPQCKAHHPNINAAVELLRRGITELGVEPFIEDEGTGDLRYVQMAVTTYNTSLPAAERYMKGKVQITLVWNSRNENSPGSGKLNALANFLWKSGGPRSKVHLIHSVWANFQTSTNNIIFGNRWRHLLGERDFWEHVGGIDVSLAPSSFGQANTRAFDTLLRKLQKYVPYESAVADLYAGAGVIGLSLAATRKCRSVKCIEINKESKASFEKTIERLPSTVDSSITWHHADASKEPFLWLVGSDVVVIDPPRKGLDASLIDALKNISSVERKALSSSESSNSSQEEKRPWVLRAKEASVQIGSKPLPANIPQSVPQTLIYISCGWESFKEDCKSLLSSKAWYLEKAHGFNFFPGTQSIEVLAVFKRGPQKKKPGKKKKKHLQRAVKH; this comes from the exons ATGACCCTCAGTCTCGTTTCAGCACCGCCGTCGTTCTCTCTCTTTACCTGCCGCGCCACTGCCTCCACCGCCCTCCCTCCACCTTCGACGACACCAACGCCAGCGCCAGCTTCTTCAATTCCACCGTCTCCGCCGTTAACGTGCGCACTTCACTGCCCGCACTTCCAAAC GTGTTCGGGGTGCACCCACGAGTTCAACCTCCACCGTCCGGTTATATTGGACGACGCCACCGATTTCTTTCGGAAACACGGTGTCTCCGACTTCACATTTGACACGTGTAAACTG tggGGTTGGAGGTGCCGTGCGAAATTGGCCGTGCGTGGCTCTTCAACGGAGCCTCTGATTGGGCTCTATGAGGAGGGTACTCATAACATAGTTGACATTCCGCAATGCAAAG CTCATCATCCTAATATTAATGCTGCTGTGGAGCTGCTTCGACGGG GTATTACTGAATTAGGCGTTGAGCCATTCATTGAAGATGAAGGTACTGGTGATTTGCGATATGTCCAG ATGGCGGTGACGACTTATAATACATCTCTCCCTGCGGCTGAAAGATATATGAAGG GAAAGGTTCAGATTACATTGGTTTGGAATTctagaaatgaaaattcaccTGGTTCTGGCAAACTGAATGCATTGGCAAAT TTTCTATGGAAAAGTGGTGGGCCACGGAGCAAGGTTCATTTAATTCACTCTGTGTGGGCCAACTTTCAGACTTCTACTAACAAT ATAATTTTTGGGAATAGATGGAGACATCTTCTTGGAGAAAGAGATTTTTGGGAACATGTTGGTGGAATCGATGTATCCTTGGCACCTTCTAGTTTTGGCCAGGCAAACACACGG GCTTTTGATACCTTGCTGCGGAAGTTACAGAAATATGTTCCATATGAATCAGCTGTTGCTGATTTATATGCTGGAGCTGGGGTCATTGGGTTGTCATTAGCTGCCACGAGAAAGTGCAG ATCTGTAAAATGCATTGAGATAAACAAAGAGTCGAAGGCATCTTTTGAGAAGACCATTGAACGTTTACCTTCCACTGTTGACAGCAGTATTACTTGGCATCATGCAGATGCTTCAAAG GAGCCTTTTTTGTGGCTTGTGGGATCAGATGTTGTTGTCATTGATCCTCCTAGAAAAGGATTAGATGCTTCTCTTATTGATGCGTTGAAAAACATATCATCAGTCGAGCGGAAAGCCTTGTCATCTTCTGAAAg CTCAAACTCATCCCAGGAAGAGAAAAGACCATGGGTTTTACGTGCTAAAGAAGCTTCAGTCCAGATTGGAAGCAAACCACTACCGGCTAACATCCCTCAATCAGTTCCACAAACCCTTATTTATATAAGTTGTGGATGGGAAAGTTTTAAAGAG GACTGCAAGTCATTGTTGTCTAGCAAGGCATGGTATTTGGAAAAAGCTCATGGATTTAATTTCTTTCCTGGTACCCAGAg